A stretch of the Aspergillus puulaauensis MK2 DNA, chromosome 6, nearly complete sequence genome encodes the following:
- a CDS encoding EGFR-like transmembrane domain-containing protein (COG:S;~EggNog:ENOG410Q1M7;~TransMembrane:1 (o123-144i)), with amino-acid sequence MICCQTRSGCAAVVKEDPHCANNATWDLYYNNGAYFCCLHGKQAFVETFPGDGGAGIGCADGELDNASQSLLQVIATGTGSASPTLSTSPTKSESATPTEIDTDAPSPTQSEPDSSSNNAGTIAGSVVGGCAGVALIIALLWFLMRRRRKQDVSGTSPNASTLVQDSKGVYRAELANNPVRSELSGSPNTVAHELPVNTSQ; translated from the exons ATGATCTGTTGCCAGACCCGGTCAGGGTGTGCAGCAGTCGTCAAGGAAGATCCGCACTGCGCAAACAATGCGACCTGGGATTTGTACTACAACAATGGTGCTTACTTTTGCTGTCTGCACGGGAAGCAGGCCTTTGTGGAAACGTTCCctggggatggtggagcAGGCATTGGGTGCGCAGATGGGGAGCTGGATAATGCGTCTCAAAGTTTACTGCAGGTTATTGCAACAG GCACTGGATCCGCATCACCAACACTATCCACATCGCCAACAAAATCCGAATCCGCGACACCAACCGAAATAGACACGGATGCCCCATCACCAACACAATCCGAGCCGGACTCGTCTTCGAACAATGCTGGAACTATTGCTGGgagtgttgttggtggctgTGCGGGAGTTGCGCTCATAATTGCACTGCTTTGGTTTCTGATGCGGCGTCGACGGAAACAGGATGTATCTGGGACAAGCCCCAATGCGAGCACACTGGTTCAGGATTCCAAAGGTGTATATAGAGCAGAGCTTGCCAACAATCCTGTCAGATCAGAGCTATCCGGCAGCCCTAATACCGTGGCCCATGAACTGCCTGTGAATACAAGCCAGTAG
- a CDS encoding uncharacterized protein (SECRETED:SignalP(1-20);~antiSMASH:Cluster_6.2) has translation MFKSILPALFMASCLPTAMAATCSAVGWMRDNSVIVTGPLTATDGVKLYNPDGDQIGEMDCSDECPGACTEFGWVDGDGLQARFGWAASCDINKFTECHGSYDSQSHIEGQDPTSGTDFYGIGVTSSSQCKIEFEW, from the exons ATGTTCAAGTCTATTCTTCCCGCACTATTTATGGCCTCGTGCCTCCCAACCGCCATGGCAGCCACATGCTCTGCTGTCGGCTGGATGAGAGACAACTCGGTCATTGTAACAGGCCCCCTGACTGCAACCGACGGGGTCAAGTTATACAACCCAGACGGCGACCAAATCGGCGAAATGGACTGTTCTGATGAGTGTCCCGGTGCCTGCACCGAGTttggctgggttgatggcgatggcctACAAGCGCGCTTTGGATGGGCCGCCAGTTGTGACATTAATAAATTCAC GGAATGCCACGGCTCCTACGATAGCCAATCCCATATTGAGGGCCAGGATCCTACTAGTGGCACCGATTTCTACGGTATTGGAGTTACTTCCTCTTCTCAGTGCAAGATTGAGTTTGAATGGTAG
- a CDS encoding uncharacterized protein (COG:S;~EggNog:ENOG410PSJK;~antiSMASH:Cluster_6.2), which produces MVAATTAIFPNFQNLPRELRDQIWHDSMPEKDKPALFPWKKGCWCPRHLQKHEPQWEPNEDLNLILETCYGLLDHVQVEVPLFFVSWEARRIALAWMRKQDITLRFRKDKQCWVFTRPFDPMMDTVYIAKDKIYEFFVEPQDRMFEPDLHDRSASIYPYLRRVAVPPGLFQDDVSELFDWYSLLQEMSVVVGPQPCWDNYDRQRVQGQRWEVKDTQGGVFVYNHSHRRFDLHDGDKAVGGEALDRQIEEACEYFSGMVADNKGERFEIRKVIAVMS; this is translated from the coding sequence ATGGTTGCAGCAACCACTGCTATATTCCCTAATTTCCAAAACCTTCCTCGAGAGCTGCGCGATCAAATATGGCACGATTCAATGCCCGAGAAAGATAAACCTGCCCTTTTTCCTTGGAAGAAAGGCTGTTGGTGCCCCCGACATCTACAAAAACATGAACCACAATGGGAACCCAACGAGGATCTGAATTTGATATTAGAAACGTGCTATGGCCTGTTAGATCACGTCCAGGTCGAAGTCCCGCTATTCTTCGTGAGCTGGGAAGCCCGCCGAATTGCCTTAGCGTGGATGCGCAAACAGGACATCACATTACGCTTCCGCAAGGATAAACAATGCTGGGTCTTCACACGCCCATTTGATCCAATGATGGACACAGTCTACATTGCAAAGGATAAGATATACGAGTTCTTCGTCGAGCCTCAGGATCGGATGTTCGAACCGGACCTTCATGATCGGAGTGCTTCAATCTATCCATATCTTAGGCGGGTCGCTGTCCCTCCGGGTTTATTCCAGGATGACGTTTCTGAGCTTTTTGATTGGTACTCCCTTCTACAGGAAATGTCCGTGGTCGTCGGCCCGCAGCCATGCTGGGATAATTATGATAGGCAGCGGGTGCAGGGGCAACGGTGGGAAGTTAAGGACACACAAGGGGGAGTCTTTGTCTACAACCACAGCCATCGACGTTTTGACTTGCATGATGGGGATAAAGCTGTAGGTGGTGAGGCATTGGACAGGCAGATAGAAGAGGCCTGTGAATATTTCAGTGGGATGGTTGCTGATAATAAAGGCGAAAGGTTTGAGATTCGGAAAGTCATTGCTGTTATGAGCTGA
- a CDS encoding uncharacterized protein (COG:S;~EggNog:ENOG410PIQR;~InterPro:IPR002523;~PFAM:PF01544;~TransMembrane:2 (o1082-1105i1117-1139o);~antiSMASH:Cluster_6.2;~go_component: GO:0016020 - membrane [Evidence IEA];~go_function: GO:0046873 - metal ion transmembrane transporter activity [Evidence IEA];~go_process: GO:0030001 - metal ion transport [Evidence IEA];~go_process: GO:0055085 - transmembrane transport [Evidence IEA]), which yields MSTDGLEDNGEFDPEKSKGPVYIKVHRRDLLPATLEAYNLPWEWCLDNPSYILIKAFVDEDLQAELFAHTNRILEMDDDPEIEAEDDDRSTVHDLLSDRDGGYDPPVCDELGRSLSVDITLKPSALKQSVDRFRVNPSRAEYSGRQVDVVGSQITGVGKAVLYRAIDGADELESQFSWIHLDSEVRSLDEFLRFASNVPKLADEDRALVLALLKRTRLQPGRWDMPSDVQRCVGVNPTASDGITEEKSAIFLRFPYYSIQKAKGPAQSRTGAGKHSLSLLRYFYNLESTGKRDLDQVIRKVGLFQQADIVHVSQLWAVIVNFRFLITCAPMPLTDSASPSLEILNPELPKSSPSASIISVVDHRRRVFFFPMEQCKTYFGMRRNVSEHCLPPDFQDRGYDFQLLSDDNVVIKAQDWTNVTTSPSSTILRVHVQILSSASKRSAKKQGFKLFGGSKKHKYSKAVPGYSKAGYDTKAQMRPVPPPSGVVVNEEPNTAPTIYFEPDMIHSASSTANQANQGPKGERVKTGKAQGVDEFLPHLPEKTQGLIMDFPPVFTWPVGRRQATEGTPRSTCLDTSTATNSPSPGTGSPNKHETIEHVLSHVHKQLLEDGTKGHAETYAKGTTSSYFEVDKLVKQQWNASLSTLTATVEQNRDTSSLSPWGIQLQQVVGGLCRLFNFFVPLAYPCAVADKFWGAIHDLLTVIPQICDISMMLALSTRTRGHRRTQAYFAADLRAPEYADLRDEKEVGLVTNDMTYCSKCDAGQQYPTKSAALEHVFTCHLPPPTGQPDLSAESWWVMDFAQYLSLSCRKDGQKILRELSDHLARLEMMASQIQHGVSVNGTFDEDTYRIPSSLVNAFLDIIMTVSVAADVAKSVYMSRQAYTSPDPIPSFLSPFDSRRLANFGADAESCMEDALKDIALMTYTDEVSDIVTYEAVSPSLLLALVIGDTYPCKVAGSRRVKLVQIYRDYILTLQFKASQHAHRRLLQDIYLVREELLIIQRLSDEQRRALGNYRNVLRPSSFTITTESRISSFQLEEARLNELISQVDADLAVMDSLFERLDSLAAQTLNGVEVKQEDQGKAILVFTIVTIVFMPLSFVTSYFGMNTADIRDMGRSQALFWAVSLPLTTVIILLTLFVAFNAEQIRAALGVLLGYGRMPIRTAARQASPSRDLEKYSGSSTDVKWWEKKRRSRRHSVGYDSDL from the exons ATGTCAACCGACGGCCTTGAAGACAATGGCGAGTTCGACCCGGAGAAGAGTAAAGGGCCcgtatatataaaa GTCCATCGCAGGGATCTATTGCCTGCGACTCTAGAGGCCTACAATCTGCCGTGGGAATGGTGCCTG GATAACCCTAGTTATATCCTCATAAAAGCCTTCGTTGATGAGGACCTTCAAGCAGAACTGTTTGCCCATACGAATCGTATCCTGGAAATGGACGACGACCCGGAAATCGaagcagaagatgatgaccgATCAACCGTGCACGACCTACTGTCCGATAGAGACGGGGGCTATGATCCTCCAGTGTGCGATGAGCTCGGACGCTCGCTGAGCGTCGACATCACTCTGAAGCCCTCGGCGCTTAAACAGTCGGTAGACAGATTCAGAGTCAATCCATCCCGCGCCGAGTATTCCGGCAGACAGGTTGATGTCGTCGGCTCTCAGATAACGGGCGTTGGAAAAGCGGTCCTTTATCGCGCAATAGATGGAGCAGACGAGCTGGAGTCGCAGTTCTCGTGGAT CCACCTGGATTCCGAGGTCAGAAGCTTGGATGAATTTTTG CGCTTCGCGTCAAATGTGCCGAAGCTGGCAGACGAAGACAGAGCTCTCGTTCTGGCTCTTCTGAAGAGGACTCGGCTGCAGCCTGGGAGATGGGATATGCCCAGCGACGTCCAGCGATGCGTTGGCGTGAATCCAACGGCTTCAGATGGCATCACCGAGGAGAAGTCGGCCATATTCCTTCGTTTCCCCTATTATTCGATCCAGAAAGCGAAAGGACCAGCTCAGTCCCGGACCGGTGCAGGAAAACACTCTCTCAGCCTTCTGCGGTACTTCTACAACCTGGAGTCTACCGGAAAGCGCGACCTCGACCAGGTCATTCGCAAAGTGGGATTGTTCCAGCAGGCCGATATCGTCCATGTCTCGCAGTTGTGGGCTGTGATTGTCAATTTCC GGTTTCTCATTACTTGTGCCCCGATGCCTCTCACAGACAGCGCCAGTCCCTCACTGGAGATCCTCAATCCTGAACTCCCAAAATCATCACCGTCTGCCTCCATCATTTCTGTGGTTGACCATCGCCGGCgtgtctttttctttcccatgGAACAGTGTAAAACTTACTTC GGGATGAGACGTAACGTCAGCGAACATTGCCTGCCTCCAGACTTTCAAGATCGCGGATACGACTTCCAGCTACTATCGGATGACAATGTTGTTATAAAAGCACAGGACTGGACAAACGTCAcaacttctccttcatctACAATCCTGCGCGTCCACGTCCAGATATTATCATCAGCTTCCAAGCGGAGTGCCAAGAAGCAAGGTTTCAAGCTCTTTGGGGGGTCTAAAAAGCACAAGTACAGCAAGGCAGTACCGGGGTATTCAAAAGCAGGTTATGATACCAAAGCTCAAATGCGCCCTGTCCCACCCCCCTCTGGTGTCGTGGTAAATGAGGAGCCTAATACTGCGCCAACAATCTACTTCGAACCAGACATGATCCATTCAGCTTCATCGACAGCGAATCAGGCGAACCAGGGTCCAAAAGGTGAAAGGGTAAAGACTGGGAAGGCACAGGGAGTAGACGAATTTCTCCCACATCTGCCGGAAAAGACACAGGGATTGATAATGGACTTTCCCCCGGTCTTCACCTGGCCAGTGGGCAGAAGGCAGGCAACCGAAGGGACACCGAGATCCACCTGTCTTGATACCTCCACAGCTACAAACAGTCCCAGTCCCGGGACGGGATCTCCGAACAAACATGAGACGATCGAGCATGTACTGTCCCATGTGCATAAGCAGCTTCTGGAGGACGGAACGAAAGGCCACGCGGAAACATACGCAAAGGGAACAACAAGTTCGTATTTTGAGGTGGACAAGCTGGTCAAACAACAGTGGAACGCTTCTCTGTCCACCTTGACCGCGACTGTGGAGCAGAATAGAGATACTTCCTCACTCTCTCCTTGGGGCATACAATTGCAACAAGTAGTGGGCGGTTTATGCCGGCTATTCAACTTCTTTGTGCCACTGGCATACCCATGTGCTGTCGCGGATAAGTTCTGGGGAGCCATACATGATCTCCTCACG GTAATACCCCAGATATGTGACATATCCATGATGCTCGCATTGAGTACAAGAACACGAGGTCACCGAAGGACTCAAGCATATTTTGCTGCCGACCTCAGAGCGCCAGAATACGCTGACCTTCGAGACGAAAAGGAAGTTGGGCTAGTCACTAATGATATGACTTACTGTTCCAAATGCGACGCGGGTCAGCAATATCCAACAAAATCCGCGGCGCTGGAACATGTCTTTACGTGCCATCTCCCGCCTCCGACTGGGCAACCGGACTTGAGTGCGGAATCGTGGTGGGTGATGGACTTTGCTCAGTATCTGAGCCTTTCGTGCCGAAAGGATGGGCAGAAAATCCTTCGAGAGCTCAGTGACCACCTGGCAAGGCTGGAAATGATGGCgtcccagatccagcacgGAGTGTCGGTGAACGGCACCTTCGATGAAGATACATATCGAATCCCATCCAGCCTCGTCAATGCATTTCTGGATATTATAATGACAGTGTCCGTTGCTGCGGACGTTGCAAAGAGTGTCTATATGTCTCGACAAGCATACACCAGTCCTGACCCTATTCCATCCTTCCTCTCGCCCTTCGACTCGCGCAGGCTTGCCAATTTCGGAGCTGACGCAGAGTCGTGCATGGAGGATGCATTAAAGGATATTGCGCTGATGACATACACAGACGAAGTGTCCGACATTGTCACATACGAGGCCGTGAGCCCgagcttgctgctggctCTTGTTATTGGGGACACTTATCCATGCAAGGTGGCCGGGAGTAGACGTGTTAAATTGGTCCAGATCTACCGGGATTACATCTTAACTCTG CAATTCAAAGCCAGCCAGCACGCGCACCGCCGGCTGCTACAGGATATCTATCTCGTACGGGAAGAGCTCCTGATAATCCAAAGATTATCAGATGAACAACGCCGTGCTCTAGGCAACTACCGGAATGTCCTCAGACCATCGTCCTTCACGATTACGACCGAGTCCCGCATCTCCTCGttccagctggaggaagcGCGACTAAACGAACTCATTTCCCAGGTTGACGCAGACCTCGCCGTCATGGACAGCCTATTCGAGAGACTTGACTCGCTCGCCGCGCAAACCCTCAACGGAGTGGAGGTGAAACAGGAGGACCAAGGGAAAGCTATCCTGGTGTTTACCATTGTAACTATCGTGTTCATGCCGCTGTCCTTTGTGACCAGCTATTTCGGGATGAATACGGCTGATATCCGGGACATGGGACGCTCGCAGGCACTATTCTGGGCCGTTTCACTGCCTTTAACTACTGTGATCATTTTATTGACCTTGTTTGTGGCGTTCAATGCGGAGCAGATTCGAGCAGCGCTTGGTGTATTGCTGGGATATGGCCGCATGCCAATACGAACAGCGGCTCGTCAAGCTTCTCCCAGCAGGGACCTCGAGAAGTACTCTGGATCCTCCACCGACGTAAAATGGTGGGAGAAAAAACGGCGTTCGAGGCGACATTCCGTAGGTTACGACTCTGACCTTTAG
- a CDS encoding uncharacterized protein (InterPro:IPR016191;~antiSMASH:Cluster_6.2;~go_function: GO:0003723 - RNA binding [Evidence IEA];~go_function: GO:0004540 - ribonuclease activity [Evidence IEA]), with amino-acid sequence MSTWFKSSKTGNATSGTKTAEDPPRRTPTDSSYYDCHGVVNHVKDPNARSWHYARDVRAQVQAAGPPASSPAKGRYPSDYWNHGNEVPNLSVPKPYMHVPINPGQTKPFQRPTPSGAHRAVYNDNDRAKVDVIYHDPNKPIPAGSKFRPFSKADYVPKASTAAATHQPARR; translated from the exons ATGTCGACTTGGTTCAAATCCTCCAAGACTGGCAACGCGACATCGGGTACCAAGACAGCAGAGGACCCGCCCAGGCGCACTCCAACAGACTCATCCTAT TACGACTGCCATGGCGTTGTAAACCATGTGAAGGATCCAAACGCCCGATCGTGGCACTATGCCAGAGACGTCAGGGCGCAGGTTCAGGCTGCGGGCCCCCCTGCTTCTTCACCAGCGAAGGGCAGATATCCCTCTGACTACTGGAACCACGGGAATGAAGTCCCCAACCTGTCCGTGCCCAAACCATATATGCATGTGCCAATCAACCCAGGACAAACCAAACCTTTCCAGCGGCCGACTCCATCAGGGGCACACCGTGCGGTGTACAACGACAACGATCGGGCCAAGGTGGATGTGATATATCACGATCCTAACAAACCAATACCGGCTGGCTCCAAGTTCCGTCCATTCTCCAAGGCCGACTATGTTCCAAAGGCCTCGACAGCAGCGGCAACGCACCAACCCGCACGTCGTTGA
- a CDS encoding DUF3632 domain-containing protein (COG:S;~EggNog:ENOG410PTCH;~InterPro:IPR022085;~PFAM:PF12311;~TransMembrane:1 (o62-80i);~antiSMASH:Cluster_6.2) — MAATIDLTTVLDDESPQSEKDVVRIFEDALNSSGDPTTTTDRIIDDLREFLRTSDSEYEADGMLWSLWMVLLAMVMIVPIDHPWQRVFIDVVEGLRRRGGPVTEAENIRGDRIVWDDLPNLRMYVFDKFADPSDLEDCDLEHIAAWKSFNRFVCLLLTPEFMQWTIIPYWIIPPGLETPPEDEIEFEIKLWVATEWLIQGAPFLYREMTSTRPLYEEEKRTTAPGPLCKDVPGVSLQRWAFWHSRLSEIAKTKTFTKVSATGSSEQAEFSDESYSRVAQAIAALDAAEKASKEDKGDGGAASRQADVPTEE; from the exons ATGGCAGCAACAATTGACCTCACTACTGTACTTGACGACGAGTCCCCGCAAAGCGAGAAGGACGTCGTGCGAATCTTTGAGGATGCGCTGAACTCAAGTGGTGATCCTACAACCACGACAGATAGGATCATCGACGACCTGCGAGAGTTCCTCAGGACAAGTGATTCTGAGTACGAAGCCGATGGAATGCTGTGGAGTCTGTGGATGGTgctgctggccatggtcatgATCGTTCCTATCGACCACCCCTGGCAGCGCGTCTTCATTGATGTCGTCGAAGGATTACGACGTCGGGGCGGCCCAGTCACTGAAGCTGAAAAT ATTCGTGGAGACAGGATCGTCTGGGACGACCTTCCGAATCTCAGAATGTACGTGTTCGACAAGTTTGCTG ACCCCTCGGACCTGGAAGATTGCGATCTCGAACACATCGCGGCTTGGAAGAGCTTCAACAGGTTCGTGTGCCTGCTTCTGACTCCGGAATTCATGCAATGGACCATCATACCCTACTGGATAATCCCTCCCGGCCTGGAGACGCCACCAGAGGACGAGATCGAGTTTGAGATCAAGCTGTGGGTTGCGACCGAGTGGCTGATCCAGGGCGCACCGTTTTTGTACCGGGAAATGACCTCGACAAGGCCCCTGtacgaggaggagaagcgaacTACTGCTCCCGGTCCATTGTGCAAGGACGTGCCTGGCGTCAGCCTCCAGCGATGGGCTTTTTGGCACTCGAGGCTGTCTGAAATTGCCAAAACCAAGACGTTTACCAAGGTTTCCGCAACGGGCAGCTCGGAGCAGGCTGAGTTTAGCGATGAATCTTACTCCCGCGTGGCACAGGCGATCGCTGCACTGGATGCAGCTGAGAAGGCCAGCAAGGAGGACAAAGGGGATGGGGGTGCAGCGTCAAGGCAGGCAGACGTTCCCACGGAGGAATAG
- a CDS encoding uncharacterized protein (antiSMASH:Cluster_6.2), with protein MWTITSIDCPFTLWCSDGRPMDEARGGFGESSRIIVDQQGFLDITQLNVRTREEYVLIDSDLNYTEVGSSPSGIDANGVKLYHTDTDGEGNSLALCLGVYAERTFTLSVESNIGNSNTVRGQIKPLPQISTADVAYIDSMIATNLIPYAENEEYPGKSHEEIRALGKRLFPFTPHSFELAMVVYDWTTPSFARMVFWDMFRYSGLVVEGIPAVDYPSLARAIWTSNWGSYTSQNAEFMASLLMKPAWSQLEVELQLLRVRQRLKNAVEVEDRLLAAAMQSLPRTSILSKPQLFSGQLDMEHLDRDNFGIEFVECPGNNGPIQQPLKDCLQTALDTYIAKGSTVTTKVTWSFTDNLHGAMHYSNGIVLVLNPSYGSRVWDTASYVTPLSNDPKKIEYTTPPGSRFLIQSVEHADYQDRKLLVLTLCPILNPEGTVESHSDHDIEEVLPPAPEEGDVVDLIEMSMPALGIPHTPGRTSGRRCSCMV; from the exons ATGTGGACTATCACCAGTATTGACTGCCCATTTACGCTTTGGTGTAGCGATGGAAGGCCTATGGACGAAGCTCGAGGAGGCTTCGGGGAATCTTCGAGAATTATTGTCGATCAGCAGGGGTTTCTCGATATCACACAGCTGAATGTGAGGACCAGGGAAGAGTACGTTCTCATCGACTCGGATTTGAACTATACAGAAGTGGGAAGCTCTCCCAGTG GCATCGATGCGAATGGTGTGAAACTATATCACACGGACAccgatggagaaggaaattCTCTTGCTCTTTGCCTTGGGGTATATGCTGAAAGAACATTCACTCTAAGTGTTGAAAGCAACATCGGGAACTCGAACACCGTCAGAGGACAAATCAAGCCGTTGCCACAAATATCAACAGCTGACGTCGCGTACATTGATTCCATGATTGCTACAAATCTCATTCCCTACGCGGAAAATGAAGAATACCCTGGAAAGAGCCACGAAGAAATCCGCGCCTTGGGGAAGCGGCTCTTTCCATTTACTCCTCACAGCTTCGaactggccatggtggtcTATGACTGGACAACGCCATCATTTGCTCGCATGGTATTCTGGGATATGTTTCGATATAGCGGACTCGTCGTGGAGGGCATTCCTGCAGTCGACTATCCGAGCCTCGCCAGGGCAATTTGGACGAGTAACTGGGGGTCCTATACATCGCAGAACGCAGAGTTCATGGCGTCACTGCTGATGAAACCCGCATGGTCCCAGCTGGAAGTcgagctgcagctcctgcgTGTACGCCAGAGGCTTAAAAATGCTGTTGAGGTAGAGGACAGGCTTCTGGCTGCTGCCATGCAGTCCCTACCACGGACGTCGATACTGTCCAAGCCGCAGCTGTTTAGCGGCCAGCTCGATATGGAGCACTTGGATAGGGACAATTTTGGGATAGAGTTTGTGGAATGCCCTGGGAATAATGGTCCTATCCAGCAGCCCTTGAAGGATTGTTTGCAGACTGCCCTGGATACATACATCGCCAAAGGGAGTACAGTCACGACCAAAGTGACCTGGAGTTTTACGGATAACCTACACGGTGCAATGCACTATTCTAACGGAATTGTTCTGGTATTGAATCCGTCATACGGATCTCGGGTTTGGGATACAGCGTCCTATGTGACGCCGCTGTCAAACGATCCGAAGAAGATAGAATATACGACTCCCCCAGGGAGTAGATTTCTCATACAGTCTGTGGAGCATGCCGATTATCAGGACCGCAAATTGCTCGTCCTCACACTCTGTCCTATATTGAATCCCGAGGGTACGGTGGAGTCGCACAGCGATCACGATATCGAGGAGGTATTACCACCAGCACCTGAAGAGGGCGATGTGGTCGATTTGATTGAGATGTCTATGCCTGCTCTGGGGATTCCACATACACCGGGCAGGACTTCAGGGCGGCGATGCAGCTGCATGGTTTAA
- a CDS encoding SDR family NAD(P)-dependent oxidoreductase (COG:Q;~EggNog:ENOG410PRKR;~InterPro:IPR036291,IPR002347;~PFAM:PF08659,PF00106,PF13561;~SMCOG1001:short-chain dehydrogenase/reductase SDR;~antiSMASH:Cluster_6.2;~go_process: GO:0055114 - oxidation-reduction process [Evidence IEA]) has protein sequence MDPRPSPRSTPPLHHEPYGPIRPECLRGANTGKVAVVTGAARAQEETKAAVRGVSDMQVEAFQCDITDTVAVKDTFKAIETTLGPVDILVNNAGIAKGKYAVNESFEDFWKVIEVNFKGAMLCTYEVLPGMAERKSGCIINMASRAAGVDMPKSISYGASKAAVAHATASLQEEFEMLGLGGHLDAYCLHPGGVWGDMITTFTTPEEREKLRPLFNEGPELAAYTVAYLAAGRAKELRGMYIDCRHDIERVCDFGRDNLKANGLNNLRMRFVPGYDNAE, from the exons ATGGATCCTCGCCCATCGCCGCGTTCAACGCCGCCGCTTCACCATGAACCATATGGCCCGATTCGACCAGAGTGCCTTCGCGGAGCTAATACAGGCAAGGTTGCAGTTGTGACGGGGGCAGCAAGAG CTCAGGAAGAAACCAAAGCAGCTGTTAGAGGCGTCAGTGATATGCAAGTTGAAGCCTTTCAATGCGATATAACGGACACCGTGGCTGTGAAAGATACATTCAAAGCAATTGAAACCACCCTAGGGCCAGTGGACATCCTGGTTAATAATGCTGGAATAGCAAAGGGAAAATACGCAGTGAATGAAAGCTTTGAAGACTTTTGGAAGGTAATTGAGGTAAACTTCAAAGGAGCAATGCTGTGTACGTATGAAGTTCTACCAGGTATGGCAGAGCGGAAGTCAGGCTGCATTATCAACATGGCCTCGCGCGCCGCAGGAGTTGATATGCCCAAGAGCATTAGTTACGGTGCTAGcaaggctgctgttgctcATGCGACGGCGAGTCTTCAAGAGGAATTTGAAATGCTCGGTCTTGGAGGGCACCTGGATGCCTACTGCCTTCACCCTGGGGGAGTATGGGGAGACATGATCACCA CCTTCACAACACCTGAGGAACGGGAGAAACTAAGGCCTTTGTTCAACGAGGGTCCAGAGCTGGCGGCGTATACCGTTGCGTACCTCGCAGCTGGACGTGCAAAGGAGCTACGTGGAATGTATATCGATTGTCGCCACGACATCGAGCGAGTCTGCGACTTTGGCAGAGACAATTTGAAGGCGAACGGATTGAATAACCTGAGGATGAGGTTTGTGCCGGGATATGATAATGCGGAATAA